The region GTCTGTGCCATCATGCCTGAGCCAGAAAGACAAGAGGTATGAAGGTCCAGAAACTACGTTTACAGTTTGCTCGATTGAACCCGATGGAGTTGTCTCGCCAGCACTAAAGACCAGAAATTTTTCGCCTTGATAGGCATCCGGATAGTTAAGTCCATTGGTGATGACTTGAAAGTTCCCACTCCCTGACCAGCCATCCATCAAAGGATTAAAAGTGTTGGAGTTTGCTGGCATATAGACCGAGTCTTCAAAACTCCCATTGGCAAGGAGATTGCCCGCGGTATCATTTCCAGTCGTTGCTGCGGCAAGAACCGAAGTGCTCGCCAGCAGTATCGTGCCCACGAAGCAGCAGAGCGAGACTCCCCACCTACAAAAGGAATATTGAGGGCGCAAAAGGACAAGGATTCTGGGAGTGTTCATAAACTGCTAATATCGCCCACCCTTGGATGGGTGCAACCTAAAACTCAATCCCGACGTATTACTCCGCATGCTGCTATGGATGCGTGTGAGCTTGGTGAGTCAACGGTTGAGGGAGCTGCGGAGGTCCTTGGAGATTTCGCAAGAGGCGCTTGGAGCCCAAGGGTTTGTGTCCGCTCCGGGTTGGGCCAAAATCGAGAACGGGACGCGTCAACCGAGCGATGATTTGCTGGAAAAACTGACCGATTGGATGGTGAAATACGGCTATCTTAAATTGCGGGAAAAGTCGCGGCTATTGGACGAGCTTCTCAGTCTGAAATACATGGAGCACCTTTCACCATTCGTCTGTAGGCTGGCGCGGGACTTTCACCAATCCATTACCACTACCCCTCTCCTCCGTGTGGCGGAACCCGCACCGACCTACCGCGCAAAGCGAAAGAGGTAATAGCTTCAATCTGTCGCGACGAGCGCAGCCAACTCGGGGGCGGTCACTGGCGAAGGCACCGTTGACGCCATCAAATCATCGACAAGATACCGATGCCACAAAGGGGCGCACGCCGCGTGTAGTCCCCTACCCCAAGGGCGGAACCCGAAAAAGCGGGATTGGTATCATCCTCCTTTTGCCTGCACTAAAAAGCTATTTTGCATGCGCACATAGAAGGCATTCCGTGCCATACACGGTGCGGGATATTCCCGAGAACACCGACCTCCGCTTGCGGGAGGTGGCGGAGGCGGAAAAGATCAGCCTCAACAAAGCGGCCGTGCAGGCACTTTCCCGGGGCCTAGGCCTCGACACGGCGGGTGTGCGCCACCGTTCTTTGCGCGGACTTCTGCACAAACGCAAGGCTCCGGACCGGAAAGCTTGGGCGCGCACATTGGAAGCCATGGACAAGGTTGAGGAAGCAGACTGGACATGAGGCTGCTCATCGACTCGAACCGGTTCATCGATTTCTGCGCGGGTGAGGATGATGTGGTGGCGCAATTCGAAAATGCCGAGGCCCTGCTCATCCCTTTTGTCGTGCTGGCCGAAATACGGGCCGGGGCAGGACTGACGCGCCGCGGCGGTGAGCAAGCTTCCCTCCTACAGGAACTTCTCCAGCAACCCGGCGTGCGGGCCGCGCACAGCACCGATGCTGCCGCGCACCACTACGCGACGATCTACCAACAGCTGCGCCGCAAAGGAACGCCCATGCCGTCCAACAACCTCTGGATCGCCGCGCTCGCGCTGGAGCATGGCCTCGTGCTCTACACGCGCGACAAACACTTCGATCACATTCCTTTCGTGCCGAAGCTGGGGTGAACAATTTTGCCTCTGCGGCGCGGGTGAAAGCGGCGCTTGGCGGCTTCACCATTCTTCAACGGCCAGAGCCGGAACGCGGAGAAACTCGGCAGTGTTGCGCGTGACAAGCGTGCATCCGGAGGCGCCCGGCGCAAAGAGGCATTCGATGCGCCTTCCCTCGCGGGTCCGGTAGGCTCTGAAGTCCCCTCAATCGATGGCCACAATCTTGCGGTGCCTGCGCGCTAAGTTCCATAGAGCTGAACCAACCAAGCGTCGGCCAAGCTAGTAGGCGGTCGGCGTATTCGCGCATGAGCGAACGCACGTCCGCGGCATTGCGCTGCAAATCGAACCGGCAATCTACCTCGGCCAGTCGAGGAGCGGGATCACCTTGCGCCCCATGCGGCGATAGACGCGAAAATCTTCGTCGAGCGTCCAGACAACGCTGCCGGCATGCAACTCGCTCATCCGAACCATCGTGGCATCGGCCAAGGACATCCCGGTGTCTTGGTATTTCTCCAGCAACGCGATCAAAGCGGCCCTTTCCCGTCCTGCATCGAATGAAACCTTCAGCGCCCCCTCGGACCAGAAGTCGAGGAATGCCGCGCGCGAACGCGGCATGTCCCCAAGAAGGAAAAGGACCTCGCTGACCACCGGCTCGGAAGTCAGCAAGGGTCCGCGGATTTTCCCCAAGCTGCGCTTAGCCCAATCGTGGTGTTCGTCGCCCCGGTCGAAGAGCGCAACCAACGGACCCGTATCGGCCAAGACAACTTGGTTCACCGCCCGTAGCCGCGAAGCCGTTGTTTGTTGGTGGATAAATCCCCCGGGCCGCGGTCGAGGTCATCGAAGAGGTGCGCGTGTCGCTCGAGCAGCGATGCACCGGCGGCCTGCGGGGAGCGAACCACCGAAAGCAAGGCCTGCCGCAACAAGTCCGAGGCAGACCGGCGGCTGCGACGTGCGCATTCGCGAAGAAGGTTCTTTTCGGCTTTGGAAACCTTGATGGAAAGAGTTTCGGTGACCATGGGCGCAAACGTAGTCGCAAACCGCCGGAAAGCAACTACATCGAATGCTGTGTGGTTTCGCCAGCCGCCAGCGGGGTGCTCCAGCAAAAGCATGCCTCATGCTACCGCGCGCCACTACGCAACGATCTACCAATAGCTGCGCCGCAAAGGAACGCCCATCCCATCGAACGACATCTGGATCGCCGCGCTCGCGCTGGAGCATGGCCTCGTCCGAGCACGGGTGCGGTCTCTGGACAAGGGGCGGAATTTCCAAGTCCAGCCTGCCTTTTTATCCCCCAACAAATAAAGCAGCGTGCGTTTTGGCCTTGCAGCAACCGGGGCAAGGCTCAGGAGCTGGCAGATCAGATCGCTGATCCAACCGGGCAGCGACTGGGCCTGCTTGGAGCATTTCCTTGACGCATGTTGAAGCGAGAGTATCAGTGTGCTATAAATTACTTAGCTTATCACATTGCTGAAAAACGAAATTTTCTTGTTGGCGTAGTGAGAGTGCCGTCCGGCGCAAGCCGGGCGGCACTTTTCGCATTTCGGGAGCCCGCAGACGGCTTCAGTCGCAGCTACAGCTTGAAAAAAACGCGCGTGGTTTGTTCGGTATCGGCGGCGACTTTTTCCAAAGTTTCGCCGCGCAGTGCGGCAATCTTTTCGACGGTGAGGCGGACATGCGCCGGCTCGCACGTTTTTCCCCGGAAAGGAACGGGCGCGAGATACGGGCAGTCGGTTTCCGCCATGTAGCCATCTGCCGTGACGGAGCGAACGGTTTCCTGCACAAGCGCGGCATTTTTGAAAGTCACGATGCCGGTGAAGGAAACAAGATGTCCCAGAGCGGCGATCTCCGCGGCGTCATCCGGTGATCCGCCGAAGCAGTGGAAAACACCTCGCACTTTCCCGGTGTAGGGGCGCAGAATTTCCAGGTTATCCTGCCAGGCGTCGCGCTGGTGGATGACGACGTTGAGACCGAGTTCGACGGCCAGATCGAGCTGCACCTTGAAGGCTTCTGCCTGCGCGGACTTCATTGCGCCATCCGCAATCTCGGCTTCGGTGGCCTCCGCCGTCCCCGCCAACAAGGCGTTGAAGACCGCCTCCTCTTTTTGCACGGTCCGCGCACGGCTCGGCAGATGGTGGTAATCCATGCCGGTCTCTCCGATGGCAACGACTTTCGGGTGGCGTGCGAGCGCGGGAAGTTCATCGAGGAAATCCATCGCGCCTGCTTCCATGACCGAGCAAGGATGCAGACCGACTACGACGTGGACGTTGTCGTATTTTTCCGCGATGGCGAGAGACTTTCGGCAGCTTTCGCGGTCGATACCGATGGTGATGACACGCTGCACACCGGCTTCAGATGCCCGCGCGAGCACGGCATCGAGCTGCCCTTCGAACTCGGGAAAATCAAGATGGGCGTGGGTATCGGTGAGCACAACTGCTACCAGCGAACCACGGCAGAAGCCCACGTCAACCCGCCGCCGAAGACCACCATGAGGATGTGGTCACCGTGCTTGATGCGTCCGCTGCGCTGCGCCTCGTCGAGGGCGATGGCCACGGCCGCGGCCGACGTGTTGCCGTATTCGGTGAGATTCACGAAAAAGCGCTCCATCGGCACATGCAGCTTGTCGGCGATGGTCTCGATGATGCGGAGATTGGCCTGATGGGGGATGAAGCATTCGATGTCGTCGACCGTGAGACCCGCGCGGCCGATGGCTTCCTTGGCGGCGGACATCATCGTGGTGACCGCGTGACGGTAAACCTCGCGGCCAGCCATTTTCATGGTGTTGAGCCTGCTGTCCACGTTGGCCGCAGTAAGCGGAAGGCGCGAGCCGCCGGCCGGCACATTGAGGATCTCGTCGAGCGAGCCGTTGCTGCCGGAATAAACCGAAAGAATTTCTCCCCCGCCCTCTTTGGCCGGCTGGAGCACGGCCGCGCCGGCGCCGTCACCGAACAAGACGCACGTATTGCGGTCACTCCAGTCGATCACACCGCTGACTTTGTCCGCCCCGATAACCAGGATGTTTTCCGCAGCACCCGTGGCGATGTAATTGCGCGCGATGTCGAGGCAGTAAAGAAACCCCGAGCACGCGGCCGAGACATCGAAGCACGTGGCCTTGGAGGCGCCGAGAGCTTTCTGCACAAAGCAAGCCGTCGAAGGGAAAAACATGTCCGGGGTGAACGTGGCCACGATGATGAGATCGAGGTCGGCAGCGGCGACGCCTGCGTTTTCCAATGCGGCGCGCGCCGCGTGAACGGCAAGATCACTGGTGGCCTCGTTGTCCGCGGCAATCCGGCGCTCTTTGATCCCCGTGCGCTCGGTGATCCATTCGTCGCTGGTATCGACGATTTTTTGCAGGTCCGCGTTGGTGAGGACCTTCTCGGGAACATATTTCCCGGTGCCGGTGATGGCGACGGGGCGGAGTGTTTTCGTGCTCATCAACGGGCGTAGAATGCGGCGAGTTCCTCGACGATGTGCGGGTTGATCCGCGTCTGGATCGATTCAAGGGCGACACGGATCGCGTTCTTGATGGCTTTGGGGCTGCTCGACCCGTGCGCGATGATGCAGATGCCGTCGACACCGAGCAGCGGGCTGCCGCCGTATTCCTCGTAGTTGGTGCGTTTCTTCAACTTGCGGAAAGCGCCCTGCATGAGATAGGCGCCGGCCATGCGGAGCGGGGAGCGTTTGATTTCGTTTTTAAGCCAGTGAAAAACCGCTTCAGCGGTGGCTTCGCAGGATTTGAGGACGACGTTTCCGGTGAAGCCGTCGCAAAGAACGACCTCGACAGGGTTTTGGAAGAGGTCATGACCCTCGATGTTCCCGCGAAAGTTAAGTCCGCTCGTTTTGAGGAGTTTGAAAATGTCCTTGGTGAATTCGCTGCCTTTGACGTCCTCGCCGCCGATGGACATGAGACCGATGGCGGGATCCTTGTAGCCGAGAACGTAGCGGGAGAAGACGGCTCCCATGATGGCGTATTGCAACATGTGCTCGGGGCGGGCGTCGGTATTGGCACCGGCGTCGATGAGGACGCAAAGGTTGGTCTCCGTCGGGAGCAAGGCGGCGATCCCCGGGCGGTCGACACCTTCGAGAGTGCGAAGTTTGATCGTGGTGGCGGCGACGGCGGCGCCGGTGTGTCCGGCACTGACCACGGCGTCGGCGCGTCCGTGTTTGACCAAGTCGACCGCGCGAGAGATGGACGAATCTTTTTTGCGGCGCACGCCATCGACGGCGCTTTCCGACATCTCGACGACTTGCGTGGCGTGGACAATTTCCACGCGCGGATCGCGGCAGCCGTTCTTTTCCAACTCGGCGCGGATGCGCGCCTCGTCGCCGACGAGGAATAATTTCTCGAGGTTGGCAAACTCGCGGAGGGCGAGGACCGCGCCATCCACGCAGGCTTGCGGGGCGTGGTCGCCGCCCATGGCATCGAGGGCAACCTTCATCGGCTCAAAAACAAGATCAGGCCGCGCCGACCGAAAGGACTTGGCGCCCTTTGTAGTATCCGCAGGACGGACAGGCGGTATGCGAGGGGATCTTGGCACCGCATTGGGCACAAGTGCCGAGCTTGCCGGCGCGCCAGCGGTTGGCCGCCTTGCGGGTGCGCAGGCGCATTTTGGAAACTTTGCGTTTGGGAACTGGCATAAGAACTCAGCGTTTGATTTTTAGCTTATCCAACTGGTCCCAAGCAGATTCCGCGGTTTGCGGCGACCCGCGGCCGGAGGTCTCCGGCTGTTGATAGGGACAACGGTGGCCGGGAATAAGATCACAGCGGGGGTGATTTGGCAAAGCCAATAAAAGCTCCTCGCGGACCATGGGGGTGAGGTCGACCAGTTCGCGCCCGTCGATCTCGACCTGTGCCGCGAAAGGGTCCACAACCGCTTGGAAAACAAAAGGCTGCAGGCAGGCGACGCAGTTCATTTGGACGGGTGCGACCACGCGCCCGGTGGCAAACAGGCCGCCGCCCGAGAGTCCCACTTGGAAATCGTAAGCGACGGGGCCGGCCGGCTTGGCGCCGATCGCGGAGAGGTCGAGAAACCCCGCGTCTTCCTCGCCTTCGAGGTGTTGGCCC is a window of Chthoniobacterales bacterium DNA encoding:
- a CDS encoding DUF177 domain-containing protein, whose amino-acid sequence is MIGVHLRQVPPEGQHLEGEEDAGFLDLSAIGAKPAGPVAYDFQVGLSGGGLFATGRVVAPVQMNCVACLQPFVFQAVVDPFAAQVEIDGRELVDLTPMVREELLLALPNHPRCDLIPGHRCPYQQPETSGRGSPQTAESAWDQLDKLKIKR
- the plsX gene encoding phosphate acyltransferase PlsX: MKVALDAMGGDHAPQACVDGAVLALREFANLEKLFLVGDEARIRAELEKNGCRDPRVEIVHATQVVEMSESAVDGVRRKKDSSISRAVDLVKHGRADAVVSAGHTGAAVAATTIKLRTLEGVDRPGIAALLPTETNLCVLIDAGANTDARPEHMLQYAIMGAVFSRYVLGYKDPAIGLMSIGGEDVKGSEFTKDIFKLLKTSGLNFRGNIEGHDLFQNPVEVVLCDGFTGNVVLKSCEATAEAVFHWLKNEIKRSPLRMAGAYLMQGAFRKLKKRTNYEEYGGSPLLGVDGICIIAHGSSSPKAIKNAIRVALESIQTRINPHIVEELAAFYAR
- a CDS encoding PIN domain-containing protein — translated: MHQQTTASRLRAVNQVVLADTGPLVALFDRGDEHHDWAKRSLGKIRGPLLTSEPVVSEVLFLLGDMPRSRAAFLDFWSEGALKVSFDAGRERAALIALLEKYQDTGMSLADATMVRMSELHAGSVVWTLDEDFRVYRRMGRKVIPLLDWPR
- a CDS encoding TatD family deoxyribonuclease codes for the protein MGFCRGSLVAVVLTDTHAHLDFPEFEGQLDAVLARASEAGVQRVITIGIDRESCRKSLAIAEKYDNVHVVVGLHPCSVMEAGAMDFLDELPALARHPKVVAIGETGMDYHHLPSRARTVQKEEAVFNALLAGTAEATEAEIADGAMKSAQAEAFKVQLDLAVELGLNVVIHQRDAWQDNLEILRPYTGKVRGVFHCFGGSPDDAAEIAALGHLVSFTGIVTFKNAALVQETVRSVTADGYMAETDCPYLAPVPFRGKTCEPAHVRLTVEKIAALRGETLEKVAADTEQTTRVFFKL
- a CDS encoding 50S ribosomal protein L32 is translated as MPVPKRKVSKMRLRTRKAANRWRAGKLGTCAQCGAKIPSHTACPSCGYYKGRQVLSVGAA
- a CDS encoding helix-turn-helix transcriptional regulator, with the translated sequence MDGCNLKLNPDVLLRMLLWMRVSLVSQRLRELRRSLEISQEALGAQGFVSAPGWAKIENGTRQPSDDLLEKLTDWMVKYGYLKLREKSRLLDELLSLKYMEHLSPFVCRLARDFHQSITTTPLLRVAEPAPTYRAKRKR
- a CDS encoding ketoacyl-ACP synthase III, which encodes MSTKTLRPVAITGTGKYVPEKVLTNADLQKIVDTSDEWITERTGIKERRIAADNEATSDLAVHAARAALENAGVAAADLDLIIVATFTPDMFFPSTACFVQKALGASKATCFDVSAACSGFLYCLDIARNYIATGAAENILVIGADKVSGVIDWSDRNTCVLFGDGAGAAVLQPAKEGGGEILSVYSGSNGSLDEILNVPAGGSRLPLTAANVDSRLNTMKMAGREVYRHAVTTMMSAAKEAIGRAGLTVDDIECFIPHQANLRIIETIADKLHVPMERFFVNLTEYGNTSAAAVAIALDEAQRSGRIKHGDHILMVVFGGGLTWASAVVRW
- a CDS encoding type II toxin-antitoxin system VapC family toxin — translated: MRLLIDSNRFIDFCAGEDDVVAQFENAEALLIPFVVLAEIRAGAGLTRRGGEQASLLQELLQQPGVRAAHSTDAAAHHYATIYQQLRRKGTPMPSNNLWIAALALEHGLVLYTRDKHFDHIPFVPKLG
- a CDS encoding ribbon-helix-helix protein, CopG family, with the protein product MLLLEHPAGGWRNHTAFDVVAFRRFATTFAPMVTETLSIKVSKAEKNLLRECARRSRRSASDLLRQALLSVVRSPQAAGASLLERHAHLFDDLDRGPGDLSTNKQRLRGYGR